A window of Polyodon spathula isolate WHYD16114869_AA chromosome 22, ASM1765450v1, whole genome shotgun sequence contains these coding sequences:
- the ep400 gene encoding E1A-binding protein p400 isoform X12 yields the protein MHHGSGSQNVQRQLQRSKSFTGTEAEEQQQQPTNLPQSPVTSFAPSASPSAPQSPNYQIIMSRSPVPGQNVNITLQNVGQMVGGNQQITLTPLPLQNPASPGFQHSAQQWRFEHSSPSYIQVTSPLPQQVQPQSPTQHSPVPVQALQGVQRAGAPATGLSMCGQSPTRGFVDASMLVRQISLSSPSSSSHFVYQDGSGLTQLASGSAGQVQLSSPGTTGSVRERRLSQPHSQTGGTIHHLGPQSPAASGASIQTLGSPGHITTSSLPPQISSIIQGQLIQQQQQQQVLHGQQLGRAMSFDRTAPGMLTGVGGSAAPFGMASPLPPSSPSRANAPQGLSNPPLTPTSTSASVKKQPKKLEIPPATQEIAQLRKQCVEQHRKATESLKDIFKEHLIELFFLQHLQGNMMDFLAFKKKPCGPLFMYLRQNDLDLEDDEEEEQSEVINDEVKMVTGKDGQAGTPVAIATQLPPNVSAAFSSQQQQFQQTHQGTPVAGTANSMEIEAFKRQQALAQADQARRPRIEVGRHGMVFQHPGIAPLGSPGVPLQQLMPTVQGGMPPTPQTIQMAGQKQSQQQYDPSKGPPVQNAASLHTPPPQLPSRLQPTSMPLNALPPGLQLAQQQLVEAQAQPQTPLQVQVKQQLGPASIANTPQTQLQAQLQQQMQPGLHTQMQTAQQLPQSQAQLQQVQATVALVRPGADSSLASQRLMINSIPTSSLSQSPLAGTVLPSTTYSTLTHRTSPGSSKPLSPISQSKLTVSSVPKMSSLVQGGAQDVSQDKQAEQAKLENQVHQRIAELRKEGLWSMSRLPKLQDAPRPKSHWDYLLEEMQWMAADFSQERRWKMAAAKKLVRTCARYHDEQRQIEEREKIEEEARLRRIACAIAKEVEYFWANIEQVVEVKLQIEVHEKRRKALSLHRAPKEGKNAKPIQETGVKSEKESISELSPAGRKRKASTSAVQEGVEDEESTLEEQEAIEGAADHKNELAELDKEAKMSLDTLVEQYAGAYTENFEWPHPSSHSEDEDRDEEMEESLLESHNEEILIDSLLSIEEHGGPESSKAPLTDGQKPRKDIAEVAAAAELILPKGSARTTAVFWNAAPFLLHGSLREYQQIGVDWLASLYKKHLNGILADETGLGKTVQTAAFLAHLACKEGNWGPHLVVVRTCKILSWEMEIKRWCPGLKILLYLGNKKERRLKRKMWSESNNFHVCLTSYKLLLKDHKDFVRKRWKYLVLDEIQLLRNMTEKHWEAIFTLKSQQRLLLINTPLQNTLKELWTMIHFLLPGITRQYLDFPVKAGTDENQEYCHKLVIRLHRMIQPFILRRSKRDVEKQLPKKYEHILKCRLSSRQKMLYEDVMTQTRAQEALKTGHFVSVLHVLMQLQRICNHPDLVHPRTTRSAYVSAALQYTTPSLVLGALQYGPWKNVDMSMFDLIGNENKLTRYEADEVLPKQKVTRKLIEEIYSAPDPPARPKQVKLKSSRLFEPVQYSQKPEGRTVAFPGSQPQRTPPTTTTTTTTTTTTAATVPQQGQVRGKSPVTTVPATQGGEVVKIAQLASVTGSQSRITQPETPVTLQFQGNKFTLSPSQLRQLTTGQPLQLQGNILQIVSAPGQQILRPQSSVVMQTVSQTQPVQNAVTALSQQAQTATAPTTTAVQGKAPAVVVRTAVPNTAGGDQTASVKAVAAAGTTTQEASEARNQLVKERLDRVFSANERRCSRSVFYGADLLEVCSVFNKDPAPKPATVSSNSWRWIGRANCLSLQQARSSVSHLQEALFTSEQREALQDMAERFVCVVPAAVAPAPQLYSANPPPQYSLALKMFRHSFHQEMAPHTKQLRNPTANHLVEFPALQLLQMDSGKLEALAVLLHKLKSEGRRVLIFTQMVTMLDILEKFLDYHQLTYVRINEKTQVEQRQEQMRNFNRNKQIFCTILSNRCGSVVGSVLDADTVVFYDTDLNPSMDTKTQEWCDRIGRSKDIHIYRLGSGNSIEEKLLKNGTKDLIREVAAQGTDYTLAFLTQRTIQDLFEVESGSGEKVEEFVVLHQDPSPAETISPRVARPYIQALNSIGEEGASGVPIKSEEDTAAEMSEDDVGVERDVNYEDEPSPLEELVAVVEQLTPIEKYALHYLEFVHISSTEEEERKAMEKMIAAKKGWEVEQLKKLKTEDDERMMLEEEEDLFTYTREDAYNMEYVYDGPDGQTEIMPLWTPPTPPQDDNDVYIDSVICLMYDSTPMPESKLPPVYVRKEHKRLKMDPSAAGRKKKQRHGETVIPPRSLFDKGSFLKPRREGKDQKKNFSLKQQAPFAKPLPSLVKPAVEAGQDNPEWLISEDWALLQAVKQLLELPLNLSIVSAAHTPNWDMVSDVVNSCSRVYRSPKQCRSRYENVIIPREEGKLVYEANPKKKTKSIYKSKNSRPLRTCQIYAQDDSATHIHLYNSRFELMKIIASKRSPPIKPLLGMNPFQKNPKHASVLAESGINYDKPLPPIQVASQRAERIAKEKKALAEQQRAQQLAQQQAGTQPPPPPTPQPQTQQPAQPQAVPQAQAVVQAAGNTITNTASMQAGTIKTAAAGTSLQTAPVSGNVIVNTVAGVPASSFQPTNKRLASPGIPATLTTTVGASPQVVHTQQRAVSTPAAPAEVVAIATNQGIRTVTPVTASTVSTTLTPVQTQNRSLITQVNTATAPSMQLPPGKGITHAQLQLLRQQQAQVQVQQIQAQAGSPAQIKTVGKPTQEQFLKIQQKQKLQLQQQQAVAAQQQTHQPSQQAAQAQQQQQLSAVTTSRGGPVLTGTTVANLQVARLTRVAGTQLQAPGQIQSQPAQTTQVTLTKPPVVSVPAVTTLPVTVAGISMAIGQPQKAGGQVVAHQLQVQQHLLSLKKQHAAAQQQKAAQTQVVQGQATVQQKVTVQAQQPAQQKVTYTTAQLQPGIKTQFLTTSIAQAQKPSAAQQVQTQIQVAKLPQMVQQQTVANIQQMVSASQIQGQTQTLTLSPATSQQQVQVIPAGAATAQKLLQQQVGLAASPHSPAQGAASSESQGQQQAKVQVRAAPAVRVKAPTKPS from the exons ATGCACCATGGAAGTGGGTCCCAGAATGTGCAGCGCCAGCTTCAGAGATCCAAGTCTTTCACAGGTACTGAGGCAGAAGAGCAGCAACAGCAGCCCACAAACCTTCCTCAATCACCGGTGACCTCTTTCGCTCCGTCCGCCAGCCCCTCTGCCCCTCAGTCCCCCAACTACCAGATCATCATGAGCCGGAGTCCGGTTCCAGGGCAGAACGTCAACATCACTCTGCAGAATGTAGGACAGATGGTAGGGGGGAACCAGCAGATAACCCTCACCCCTCTGCCACTCCAGAACCCGGCGTCCCCAGGGTTCCAGCACAGCGCCCAGCAATGGAGGTTTGAGCACAGCTCTCCTTCTTACATCCAAGTCACGTCGCCCTTACCACAGCAAGTTCAGCCGCAGAGCCCCACCCAGCACAGCCCAGTACCTGTTCAGGCTTTGCAAGGGGTGCAAAGGGCTGGCGCTCCCGCGACTGGGTTAAGTATGTGTGGTCAAAGCCCGACTCGAGGATTTGTGGATGCCAGCATGCTCGTCAGGCAAATAAGCCTCAGCAGTCCATCAAGCAGCAGCCACTTTGTGTACCAGGATGGGTCAGGACTGACTCAGCTGGCATCGGGCTCAGCCGGACAGGTGCAGCTGTCTTCTCCTGGCACCACAGGGTCAGTGCGGGAACGCAGGCTGTCTCAACCCCATTCCCAGACTGGCGGGACCATTCACCACCTGGGGCCTCAGAGTCCAGCAGCAAGCGGGGCCTCCATACAGACGCTGGGAAGCCCGGGTCACATTACAACTTCCAGCTTGCCTCCTCAGATCAGCAGCATTATCCAGGGCCAGCtgattcagcagcagcagcagcagcaggtgctTCATGGGCAGCAACTCGGCAGGGCCATGAGTTTTGATAGGACTGCCCCGGGGATGCTAACTGGGGTCGGTGGATCGGCAGCCCCTTTCGGCATGGCCTCCCCTCTGCCTCCCTCCAGCCCGTCCCGTGCCAACGCACCGCAGGGACTGTCAAACCCCCCGCTCACCCCTACCAGCACCTCAGCCTCGGTCAAAAAGCAGCCCAAGAAGCTGGAGATCCCGCCTGCCACTCAAGAGATTGCCCAGCTGAGGAAGCAGTGTGTGGAGCAGCACAGAAAAGCTACAGAGAGCCTGAAAGACATCTTCAAGGAGCATCTGATCGAGCTGTTTTTTCTGCAACACCTGCAAGGGAACATGATGGACTTCCTGGCTTTCAAGAAGAAGCCTTGCGGGCCGCTCTTCATGTATCTGCGGCAGAACGACTTGGATCTAGAGGACGATGAGGAAGAGGAGCAATCGGAAGTCATTAACGATGAG GTAAAAATGGTGACAGGAAAAGATGGTCAGGCTGGTACTCCTGTTGCTATAGCAACACAGCTTCCTCCTAATGTATCTGCTGCCTTTTCCTCACAACAGCAACAGTTTCAG CAGACTCATCAGGGTACGCCAGTGGCTGGTACTGCAAATTCCATGGAGATTGAAGCCTTTAAAAGACAACAGGCTTTAGCACAAGCAG ATCAGGCTAGGAGGCCTCGGATTGAAGTTGGTCGCCATGGGATGGTTTTCCAGCATCCTGGTATAGCACCTTTAGGATCACCTGGGGTTCCTCTTCAGCAGCTTATGCCAACAGTGCAAG GAGGGATGCCCCCAACTCCTCAAACCATTCAAATGGCAGGTCAGAAGCAGAGTCAGCAGCAGTATGATCCATCCAAAGGGCCTCCGGTCCAGAATGCTGCCAGCCTCCACACCCCTCCGCCCCAGTTGCCAAGCAGACTCCAGCCGACCAGCATGCCTCTGAACGCACTCCCTCCCGGGCTGCAGTTAGCACAGCAGCAGCTGGTGGAAGCCCAGGCTCAGCCCCAGACTCCGCTCCAGGTCCAGGTTAAACAGCAGCTGGGACCAGCGTCCATCGCTAACACCCCTCAGACGCAGCTCCAGGCTCAGCTTCAGCAACAAATGCAGCCAGGACTTCATACTCAGATGCAGACGGCACAGCAGCTTCCACAGTCTCAGGCCCAGCTACAGCAAGTGCAAGCG aCTGTAGCTCTGGTGCGACCTGGTGCTGATTCTTCCCTGGCCTCTCAGCGGCTGATGATCAATTCTATACCTACTTCTTCACTTTCACAGTCACCCCTTGCAGGAACAGTGTTGCCTTctacaacctactcaacactgacacacagaacCTCCCCAGGATCCAGCAAACCTCTCTCTCCAATCTCTCAGTCCAAACTGACTGTTTCATCAGTGCCAAAAATGTCTAGCCTGGTTCAGGGTGGTGCACAAGACGTTTCTCaagacaagcaggcagagcaaGCTAAACTG GAAAACCAGGTCCACCAGAGGATAGCTGAACTGCGCAAAGAGGGCCTGTGGTCAATGAGCAGACTGCCCAAACTGCAGGATGCCCCGCGGCCCAAGTCTCACTGGGATTACCTTCTGGaggagatgcagtggatggcagcTGATTTTTCCCAGGAGAGGAGGTGGAAGATGGCTGCTGCTAAGAAG CTTGTGAGGACCTGTGCACGTTACCATGATGAACAAAGACAGATAGAAGAAAGGGAGAAGATAGAGGAGGAAGCCAGACTCCGGCGTATTGCATGCGCCATTGCAAAAGAAGTGGAGTATTTCTGGGCTAATATTGAACAG gttGTTGAAGTCAAACTACAGATTGAGGTCCACgagaaaagaagaaaagcatTGAGCCTACACAGAGCACCCAAAGAAG GAAAAAATGCCAAACCTATTCAGGAAACGGGAGTTAAATCAGAAAAAGAGAGCATCTCAGAGTTATCCCCTGCTGGAAGAAAACGAAAAGCAAGCACATCAGCAGTTCAAGAAGGAG ttgaGGATGAGGAGAGCACTTTAGAAGAGCAGGAAGCTATTGAAGGAGCTGCAGATCATAAGAACGAGTTGGCAGAACTGGATAAAGAGG CCAAGATGTCTTTGGACACTTTGGTGGAACAGTATGCTGGTGCATATACAGAAAACTTTGAGTGGCCTCACCCTAGTTCTCACAGTGAAGATGAAGACAGAGATGAAG AAATGGAAGAGTCTCTGCTTGAGAGTCACAATGAAGAGATCCTCATAGACTCACTGCTCAGCATTGAGGAGCACGGAGGCCCAGAAAGCTCAAAAGCTCCTCTGACTGATGGGCAGAAACCTAGGAAAGACATTGCTGAAGTGGCTGCTGCTGCAGAACTTATCCTGCCCAAGGGAAGCGCGAGGACCACCGCTgtg TTTTGGAACGCGGCACCGTTTCTCCTGCATGGCAGTCTCCGGGAATACCAGCAGATTGGTGTGGACTGGCTGGCGAGTCTCTATAAGAAACACCTGAATGGTATCCTGGCAGATGAAACTGGCTTGGGCAAGACTGTTCAAACAGCGGCGTTCCTGGCACACTTGGCTTGTAAAGAAG ggaattGGGGTCCACACCTGGTTGTGGTGCGGACATGTAAAATTCTGAGCTGGGAGATGGAAATTAAGCGCTGGTGCCCGGGTTTGAAAATTCTGCTGTATCTAGGCAACAAAAAAGAGCGAAGATTAAAAAGAAAG atGTGGTCTGAGTCAAACAACTTTCACGTGTGTTTGACATCCTACAAACTGCTGCTGAAGGATCACAAGGACTTTGTGAGGAAGAGGTGGAAGTACCTGGTACTGGATGAAATCCAGCTTCTCAGGAACATGACAGAAAAACACTGGGAAGCAATCTTTACTTTAAAAAG TCAGCAGAGGCTGCTATTGATCAACACCCCTCTCCAGAACACCTTGAAGGAGCTGTGGACCATGATACATTTCCTCTTACCTGGAATTACAAGACAGTACCTAGACTTCCCAGTCAAGGCAGGGACAGACGAAAACCAAGAGTACTGCCACAAGCTTGTTATCCGGTTGCACAGG ATGATTCAGCCCTTCATTTTGAGGCGCTCGAAGAGAGACGTTGAGAAGCAGCTGCCAAAGAAATACGAGCACATCCTGAAGTGTCGCCTCTCGAGCAGACAGAAGATGCTGTATGAAGATGTTATGACTCAGACACG AGCCCAAGAAGCCCTCAAGACCGGTCACTTTGTTAGCGTTCTTCACGTTTTGATGCAGCTTCAGAGGATCTGCAATCACCCAGACTTAGTTCATCCTCGAACCACACGGTCTGCCTACGTGTCCGCTGCACTGCAGTACACAACACCCTCCTTAGTACTGGGAGCTCTGCAATATGGTCCTTGGAAG AATGTGGACATGTCTATGTTTGACTTGATCGGAAACGAAAACAAGCTGACAAGGTATGAAGCTGATGAAGTGTTGCCAAAGCAGAAGGTGACCAGGAAGTTGATTGAGGAAATCTACAGCGCCCCTGACCCTCCAGCCAGACCCAAACAAGTGAAATTAAAGTCCAGCAG GTTGTTTGAGCCAGTGCAGTACAGTCAGAAGCCTGAGGGCAGGACTGTTGCATTTCCTGGTTCCCAGCCCCAGCGCACACCacctaccaccaccaccaccaccaccaccaccaccaccaccgcggCTACGGTGCCCCAGCAGGGTCAAGTGCGGGGGAAATCTCCTGTCACCACAGTCCCAGCCACACAGG GTGGAGAGGTTGTGAAGATCGCTCAGCTCGCCTCTGTTACTGGCAGCCAAAGTAGAATCACCCAGCCCGAGACACCCGTTACTTTGCAGTTTCAGGGCAACAAATTTACCTTGTCCCCCAGCCAGCTGCGGCAGCTTACAACCGGACAGCCCTTGCAGCTACAAG GCAATATTCTGCAGATCGTGTCAGCACCTGGCCAGCAGATCCTAAGACCTCAGAGCTCTGTTGTAATGCAGACTGTATCTCAGACCCAGCCTGTGCAGAATGCTGTGACTGCGCTGAGCCAACAAGCACAGACCGCCACTGCTCCCACGACCACAGCAGTGCAAGGCAAGG CCCCAGCTGTCGTTGTGAGGACTGCTGTTCCAAACACAGCTGGAGGAGACCAGACTGCAAGTGTGAAAGCAGTTGCTGCTGCAGGAACCACAACCCAG GAGGCCTCAGAAGCAAGGAACCAGCTTGTTAAGGAACGGCTAGACAGGGTGTTTTCTGCAAACGAGAGGAGATGCAGTCGATCTGTGTTCTATGGGGCAGATCTCCTGGAAGTCTGCTCTGTGTTCAACAAAGACCCTGCACCCAAACCTGCCACTGTCTCCAGTAACTCTTGGAGGTGGATTGGCAGGGCCAACTGCCTGAGTCTCCAGCAAGCAAGGTCATCTGTTTCTCACCTGCAAGAAGCTTTATTCACTTCAGAGCAGAGAGAAGCCCTGCAGGACATGGCAGAGCG GTTTGTCTGTGTGGTTCCAGCTGCTGTAGCGCCTGCCCCACAGCTTTACTCTGCGAATCCTCCCCCTCAGTACAGTCTCGCACTGAAGATGTTCAGACACAGTTTCCACCAAGAAATGGCTCCACACACAAAACAGCTGAGGAACCCTACTGCAAACCACCTTGTAGAGTTTCCTGCTCTTCAACTGTTACAGATGGACTCAG GGAAGCTGGAGGCCTTGGCAGTTCTGCTACACAAGCTGAAATCAGAGGGCCGTCGGGTGCTGATTTTCACACAGATGGTGACAATGCTGGACATCCTAGAAAAGTTCTTGGACTATCACCAGCTTACCTATGTGAGGATTAATGAGAAAACCCAGGTCGAGCAGCGGCAG GAACAGATGAGGAACTTCAACAGGAACAAGCAGATATTTTGTACCATTCTCTCAAACCGGTGTGGTTCTGTGGTGGGCAGTGTCCTGGATGCAGACACTGTTGTGTTTTATGACACTGACCTGAACCCCAGTATGGATACCAAGACTCAAGAATGGTGTGACAGGATCGGCAGGTCCAAGGATATCCATATATACAG GCTTGGAAGTGGTAACTCTATTGAAGAGAAGCTTCTGAAGAATGGAACAAAGGATCTGATCAGAGAGGTGGCTGCCCAGGGAACTGACTACACCTTGGCCTTTTTAACACAG cgaACAATCCAGGACCTGTTTGAAGTGGAGTCTGGATCTGGAGAAAAAGTGGAAGAGTTTGTGGTGCTCCATCAGGACCCATCTCCAGCAGAAACCATCTCTCCCAGAGTAGCACGGCCATACATACAGGCATTAAACAGCATTGGTGAGGAAGGGGCTTCAGGGGTTCCTATAAAATCTGAAGAAGACACTGCTGCAGAAATGAGTGAAGATGATGTGGGTGTGGAAAGAGATGTGAATTATGAAGACGAACCTTCTCCCTTGGAGGAACTGGTAGCAGTTGTAGAACAG CTTACTCCAATTGAGAAATATGCTTTACATTACCTGGAGTTTGTTCACATTTCCAGCACTGAAGAGGAAGAAAGGAAAGCGATG GAGAAGATGATTGCTGCTAAGAAGGGGTGGGAGGTGGAGCAGCTGAAGAAACTGAAGACTGAAGACGACGAGAGAATGatgctggaggaggaggaagatctCTTTACTTACACTCGTGAAGATGCCTACAACATG gagTATGTCTATGATGGTCCCGACGGACAGACGGAAATAATGCCG ctGTGGACCCCACCAACACCCCCTCAAGATGACAATGACGTCTACATCGACTCTGTGATCTGTCTCATGTATGACAGCACTCCCATGCCTGAATCGAAGCTGCCACCTGTTTACGTGAGGAAGGAACACAAGCGGCTTAAGATGGATCCATCAG CTGCAGGTAGGAAGAAGAAGCAGCGTCATGGAGAGACTGTCATCCCCCCGCGCTCGCTGTTTGACAAGGGCAGCTTCCTGAAGCCGCGCAGAGAGGGGAAAGACCAGAAGAAGAACTTTTCACTCAAGCAGCAGGCTCCCTTCGCTAAACCTCTACCTTCGCTTGTCAAACCTGCTGTTGAGGCTGGGCAAGACAATCCTGAGTGGCTGATCAGTGAGGACTGGGCCTTGTTACAG GCTGTGAAGCAGTTGCTCGAGCTGCCTTTGAACCTCTCCATTGTTTCAGCTGCGCACACACCAAACTGGGACATGGTCAGCGATGTTGTTAACTCCTGCAGCCGGGTCTATCGCTCCCCCAAACAGTGCCGGAGCAGATACGAGAACGTCATCATCCCCAGGGAGGAAGGAAAG ttggTCTATGAAGCCAAtccaaaaaagaaaaccaaaagcaTTTACAAG tccaAAAATAGCCGTCCGCTTCGCACCTGTCAGATCTATGCCCAGGATGACAGTGCTACTCACATTCACCTGTATAACAGTCGCTTTGAGTTGATGAAGATTATCGCCAGCAAGCGAAGTCCACCTATTAAGCCACT ACTGGGTATGAATCCATTCCAGAAGAATCCTAAGCATGCCTCTGTGTTAGCAGAGAG CGGAATCAACTATGATAAGCCACTGCCTCCTATCCAGGTTGCATCACAGCGCGCGGAGAGAATTGCAAAGGAGAAAAAG GCTTTGGCAGAGCAGCAGAGGGCTCAGCAGTTAGCTCAGCAACAGGCTGGCACACAGCCTCCACCACCACCCACCCCGCAGCCACAGACGCAGCAGCCAGCCCAGCCCCAGGCTGTCCCTCAGGCTCAGGCAGTGGTCCAGGCTGCCGGAAATACCATCACCAACACAGCCTCAATG CAGGCTGGAACAATCAAGACTGCAGCTGCTGGAACAAGTCTTCAGACTG CTCCTGTCAGTGGCAATGTGATCGTAAATACAGTGGCAGGAGTTCCAGCAAGCTCGTTCCAACCCACCAACAAGCGGCTTGCCTCTCCGGGTATACCTGCCACTTTGACA ACAACAGTAGGCGCCTCCCCCCAGGTGGTGCACACCCAGCAACGGGCAGTTTCAACCCCCGCTGCACCGGCTGAGGTTGTTGCCATAGCAACCAACCAAGGCATCAGAACCGTAACGCCAGTAACGGCATCAACTGTGTCGACCACCCTCACTCCAGTGCAGACGCAGAACAGGTCTCTGATCACACAGGTTAACACAG CCACAGCCCCTAGTATGCAGTTACCTCCAGGTAAAGGCATCACCCATGCCCAGCTCCAACTCCTGAGGCAGCAGCAGGCTCAGGTGCAGGTCCAGCAGATCCAGGCTCAGGCTGGCTCTCCTGCCCAGATAAAGACTGTCGGCAAGCCAACTCAG GAACAGTTTTTGAAGATACAGCAGAAGCAGAAACTccagctacagcagcagcaggcagtaGCAGCCCAGCAGCAGACGCATCAGCCCTCGCAACAGGCAGCTCaggcgcagcagcagcagcagctcagcgCAGTGACCACGTCCAGAGGAGGGCCGGTCCTCACTGGCACCACAGTCGCTAACCTGCAGGTCGCACGTCTG